Proteins encoded by one window of Sulfurospirillum barnesii SES-3:
- a CDS encoding diacylglycerol kinase gives MRNQPKYHFLKNTSYALKGLRDIITHETSFRLELILVLILSPLIYFVPLELSYQLLMFIALMGMPIAEAMNSAIERVTDLVTLEYHEMAGRAKDVGSAVVFLSIVVFVVVWFFCLFKAYM, from the coding sequence ATGAGAAATCAACCTAAATACCATTTTTTAAAAAATACAAGCTATGCGCTCAAAGGATTAAGAGATATTATCACCCATGAGACATCGTTTCGTTTAGAACTTATCCTTGTGCTTATCCTAAGCCCTTTGATCTACTTTGTGCCACTGGAGCTTAGTTATCAACTCTTAATGTTTATTGCCTTGATGGGGATGCCCATTGCTGAGGCAATGAACAGTGCCATTGAGCGGGTGACCGATTTGGTGACGCTTGAATACCATGAAATGGCAGGACGAGCAAAGGATGTGGGCAGTGCAGTTGTGTTTTTAAGTATTGTCGTGTTTGTTGTGGTGTGGTTTTTTTGCCTCTTTAAAGCTTACATGTAA